Proteins encoded together in one Microcebus murinus isolate Inina chromosome 16, M.murinus_Inina_mat1.0, whole genome shotgun sequence window:
- the ZNF112 gene encoding zinc finger protein 112 isoform X2, whose protein sequence is MTKSQEMVTFRDVAVVFTEEELRLLDSAQRKLYREVMLENFRNLLLVAHQPFKPDLISQLEREEKLLMVETDTQRGNKNQQKMESIQEVGLSYLSPKELSSWQQDADGLVSCQDSMKNFPGRNSELQEQGDSLCHVQTVIPIHISEDENYTLTHIGDGSNYIKSQEFPSWRAQHSWRKMYLTASHNYQCRCQQISMKNNFYKCDSISWVSHHNDNLEVQRKEKNYSCHDCGKDIMKVSFLNQDSIQAGQNPFPCTEYRKAFSNDSSSEVHQQFHLEGKPCTYNPCGKVCRNSLVLHIHQNIQREEDGGESSHLQSHQRERTEEKPCKCGEYGENLNQYSSRNTYELIHSGETSYRCNVYEKAFSHSLALNSIFRVQTREEPHEYEENGNVFNESSCLQVHQKIHTEEKLYTGIEYGKGFICHSNLNIQHRVHMKKNPYNSEECNNGFNLASHFQDLQVVHSREQPYKHYICSNSFSQNLYLQGHQKIHIGEKTYDECENVFNWSSKLKDHQRVHTGQKPYKCNACGKSFSHRSVLNVHQRVHTGEKPYKCEECDKGFSRSSYLQAHQRVHTGEKPYKCEECGKGFSRNSYLQGHQRVHTGEKPYKCEECGKGFSRSSHLQGHQRVHTGEKPFKCEECGKGFSWSFNLQIHQRVHTGEKPYKCGECGKGFSKASTLLAHQRVHTGEKPYQCHECGKSFSQRSYLQSHQSVHSGERPYICEVCGKGFSQRAYLQGHQRVHTRVKPYKCEMCGKGFSQSSRLEAHQRVHTGGKPYKCEVCTKGFSESSRLQAHQRVHAEGRPYKCEQCGKGFSGYSSLQAHHRVHTGEKPYKCEVCGKGFSQRSNLQAHQRVHTGEKPYTCDACGKGFRWSSGLLIHQRVHSGDKFYKSEGYGKDYPSAENLHRNEDSVLF, encoded by the exons atgaccAAATCCCAG gagatggtgacattcagggacGTGGCTGTGGTCTTCACGGAGGAGGAGCTGAGGCTGCTGGACTCTGCCCAGAGGAAGCTGTACCGAGAAGTGATGCTGGAGAACTTCAGGAACCTGCTCTTAGTTG CACATCAGCCCTTCAAACCAGACCTGATATCCCAGttggagagggaagaaaagcttCTGATGGTGGAGACAGACACCCAAAGAG GAAACAAGAATCAACAAAAGATGGAGAGTATTCAAGAAGTGGGATTAAGCTACCTATCCCCCAAAGAGCTTTCTTCCTGGCAACAAGATGCAGATGGGTTAGTCAGTTGTCAAGATTCCATGAAAAATTTTCCAGGGAGGAATTCAGAGTTACAAGAACAAGGCGATTCCCTCTGCCACGTTCAGACAGTAATACCAATTCATATTTCTGAAGATGAGAACTATACATTAACTCATATAGGAGATGGTTCCAATTATATAAAAAGTCAAGAGTTTCCTTCTTGGAGGGCCCAGCATTCTTGGAGGAAAATGTATCTGACAGCGTCACATAATTATCAGTGTAGATGTCAGCaaatttccatgaaaaataatttttataagtgtgACAGCATCAGTTGGGTCTCACATCACAACGATAATCTAGaagtacaaagaaaagaaaaaaactacagcTGCCATGACTGTGGCAAAGATATCATGAAGGTATCCTTTCTTAACCAGGATTCAATTCAAGCAGGGCAGAATCCCTTCCCATGTACTGAGTATAGAAAAGCCTTCAGTAATGACTCTAGCTCTGAAGTTCATCAGCAGTTCCACTTGGAAGGGAAGCCCTGTACATACAATCCATGTGGAAAGGTCTGTAGGAATAGTCTAGTTCTTCATATTCATCAGAATATTCAGAGAGAAGAAGATGGTGGTGAGAGCTCACATCTGCAGTCCCATCAGAGAGAACGTACAGAGGAGAAACCATGTAAATGTGGTGAATATGGTGAGAACTTGAATCAGTACTCCTCCCGTAATACTTACGAGCTTATCCACTCAGGGGAGACGTCCTATAGGTGCAACGTTTATGAGAAAGCCTTCAGTCATAGCTTAGCCCTTAATAGTATTTTTAGGGTTCAAACTAGGGAGGAGCCCCATGAATATGAGGAGAATGGGAATGTCTTTAATGAGAGTTCATGTCTTCAAGTCCATCAGAAAATCCACACTGAAGAGAAACTATACACGGGTATAGAATATGGAAAGGGTTTCATTTGTCATTCAAATCTTAACATTCAGCATAGAGTTCACATGAAAAAGAATCCCTATAATTCTGAGGAATGCAATAATGGCTTCAATCTGGCTTCACATTTTCAAGATCTTCAGGTAGTCCACAGTAGGGAACAAccatataaacattatatatgcAGTAACAGCTTCAGTCAAAATTTGTATCTTCAAGGCCATCAGAAGATTCACATTGGAGAGAAAACTTATGATGAGTGTGAGAATGTCTTCAACTGGAGTTCAAAACTTAAAGATCATCAGAGAGTTCATACTGGACAGAAGCCCTACAAATGCAATGCATGTGGCAAAAGCTTCAGTCATAGATCAGTTCTTAATGTTCATCAGAGAGTCCACACAGGAGAAAAACCTTATAAATGTGAGGAGTGTGATAAGGGATTCAGTCGGAGTTCATACCTTCAAGCCCATCAGAGAGTCCACACCGGAGAAAagccatacaaatgtgaggaatgtgggaaGGGCTTTAGTCGGAATTCATATCTTCAAGGCCATCagagagttcacactggagaaaaaccatacaaGTGTGAGGAATGTGGTAAGGGCTTCAGTCGGAGTTCACACCTTCAAGGCCATCAGAGAGtccacactggagaaaaaccatTCAAATGCGAGGAGTGTGGGAAGGGCTTCAGTTGGAGCTTTAATCTTCAAATTCATCAGAGAGTTCAcacaggagaaaaaccctataaatgtgGAGAATGTGGTAAAGGCTTCAGTAAGGCCTCAACTCTTCTAGCCCATCAGAGAGTCCACACGGGAGAGAAGCCTTACCAATGTCATGAGTGTGGCAAGAGCTTCAGTCAGAGATCGTACCTTCAAAGTCATCAGAGTGTCCACTCTGGAGAGAGACCATATATATGTGAGGTATGTGGGAAGGGCTTCAGTCAGAGAGCATATCTTCAAGGTCATCAGAGAGTCCACACTAGAGTGAAACCATATAAATGCGAGATGTGTGGGAAGGGCTTTAGTCAGAGTTCACGCCTTGAAGCACATCAGAGGGTCCACACAGGAgggaaaccatacaaatgtgaggtgTGCACAAAGGGCTTCAGTGAGAGTTCACGCCTTCAAGCACATCAGAGAGTCCATGCAGAAGGGAGACCCTATAAATGTGAACAGTGTGGTAAAGGTTTCAGTGGGTATTCCAGTCTTCAAGCCCACCACAGAGTCCACACTGgggagaaaccatacaaatgtgaggtgTGTGGAAAGGGCTTCAGTCAGAGATCAAACCTTCAGGCTCACCAGAGAgtccacacaggagagaaaccatatacATGTGATGCATGCGGTAAGGGTTTTCGTTGGAGCTCAGGTCTTCTCATTCATCAAAGAGTCCATAGTGGTGATAAATTCTATAAAAGTGAAGGGTATGGTAAGGATTATCCTTCAGCAGAGAATCTACACAGAAATGaagattctgttttgttttga
- the ZNF112 gene encoding zinc finger protein 112 isoform X1: MTKSQEMVTFRDVAVVFTEEELRLLDSAQRKLYREVMLENFRNLLLVAHQPFKPDLISQLEREEKLLMVETDTQRGGCSGNKNQQKMESIQEVGLSYLSPKELSSWQQDADGLVSCQDSMKNFPGRNSELQEQGDSLCHVQTVIPIHISEDENYTLTHIGDGSNYIKSQEFPSWRAQHSWRKMYLTASHNYQCRCQQISMKNNFYKCDSISWVSHHNDNLEVQRKEKNYSCHDCGKDIMKVSFLNQDSIQAGQNPFPCTEYRKAFSNDSSSEVHQQFHLEGKPCTYNPCGKVCRNSLVLHIHQNIQREEDGGESSHLQSHQRERTEEKPCKCGEYGENLNQYSSRNTYELIHSGETSYRCNVYEKAFSHSLALNSIFRVQTREEPHEYEENGNVFNESSCLQVHQKIHTEEKLYTGIEYGKGFICHSNLNIQHRVHMKKNPYNSEECNNGFNLASHFQDLQVVHSREQPYKHYICSNSFSQNLYLQGHQKIHIGEKTYDECENVFNWSSKLKDHQRVHTGQKPYKCNACGKSFSHRSVLNVHQRVHTGEKPYKCEECDKGFSRSSYLQAHQRVHTGEKPYKCEECGKGFSRNSYLQGHQRVHTGEKPYKCEECGKGFSRSSHLQGHQRVHTGEKPFKCEECGKGFSWSFNLQIHQRVHTGEKPYKCGECGKGFSKASTLLAHQRVHTGEKPYQCHECGKSFSQRSYLQSHQSVHSGERPYICEVCGKGFSQRAYLQGHQRVHTRVKPYKCEMCGKGFSQSSRLEAHQRVHTGGKPYKCEVCTKGFSESSRLQAHQRVHAEGRPYKCEQCGKGFSGYSSLQAHHRVHTGEKPYKCEVCGKGFSQRSNLQAHQRVHTGEKPYTCDACGKGFRWSSGLLIHQRVHSGDKFYKSEGYGKDYPSAENLHRNEDSVLF; the protein is encoded by the exons atgaccAAATCCCAG gagatggtgacattcagggacGTGGCTGTGGTCTTCACGGAGGAGGAGCTGAGGCTGCTGGACTCTGCCCAGAGGAAGCTGTACCGAGAAGTGATGCTGGAGAACTTCAGGAACCTGCTCTTAGTTG CACATCAGCCCTTCAAACCAGACCTGATATCCCAGttggagagggaagaaaagcttCTGATGGTGGAGACAGACACCCAAAGAGGTGGGTGTTCAG GAAACAAGAATCAACAAAAGATGGAGAGTATTCAAGAAGTGGGATTAAGCTACCTATCCCCCAAAGAGCTTTCTTCCTGGCAACAAGATGCAGATGGGTTAGTCAGTTGTCAAGATTCCATGAAAAATTTTCCAGGGAGGAATTCAGAGTTACAAGAACAAGGCGATTCCCTCTGCCACGTTCAGACAGTAATACCAATTCATATTTCTGAAGATGAGAACTATACATTAACTCATATAGGAGATGGTTCCAATTATATAAAAAGTCAAGAGTTTCCTTCTTGGAGGGCCCAGCATTCTTGGAGGAAAATGTATCTGACAGCGTCACATAATTATCAGTGTAGATGTCAGCaaatttccatgaaaaataatttttataagtgtgACAGCATCAGTTGGGTCTCACATCACAACGATAATCTAGaagtacaaagaaaagaaaaaaactacagcTGCCATGACTGTGGCAAAGATATCATGAAGGTATCCTTTCTTAACCAGGATTCAATTCAAGCAGGGCAGAATCCCTTCCCATGTACTGAGTATAGAAAAGCCTTCAGTAATGACTCTAGCTCTGAAGTTCATCAGCAGTTCCACTTGGAAGGGAAGCCCTGTACATACAATCCATGTGGAAAGGTCTGTAGGAATAGTCTAGTTCTTCATATTCATCAGAATATTCAGAGAGAAGAAGATGGTGGTGAGAGCTCACATCTGCAGTCCCATCAGAGAGAACGTACAGAGGAGAAACCATGTAAATGTGGTGAATATGGTGAGAACTTGAATCAGTACTCCTCCCGTAATACTTACGAGCTTATCCACTCAGGGGAGACGTCCTATAGGTGCAACGTTTATGAGAAAGCCTTCAGTCATAGCTTAGCCCTTAATAGTATTTTTAGGGTTCAAACTAGGGAGGAGCCCCATGAATATGAGGAGAATGGGAATGTCTTTAATGAGAGTTCATGTCTTCAAGTCCATCAGAAAATCCACACTGAAGAGAAACTATACACGGGTATAGAATATGGAAAGGGTTTCATTTGTCATTCAAATCTTAACATTCAGCATAGAGTTCACATGAAAAAGAATCCCTATAATTCTGAGGAATGCAATAATGGCTTCAATCTGGCTTCACATTTTCAAGATCTTCAGGTAGTCCACAGTAGGGAACAAccatataaacattatatatgcAGTAACAGCTTCAGTCAAAATTTGTATCTTCAAGGCCATCAGAAGATTCACATTGGAGAGAAAACTTATGATGAGTGTGAGAATGTCTTCAACTGGAGTTCAAAACTTAAAGATCATCAGAGAGTTCATACTGGACAGAAGCCCTACAAATGCAATGCATGTGGCAAAAGCTTCAGTCATAGATCAGTTCTTAATGTTCATCAGAGAGTCCACACAGGAGAAAAACCTTATAAATGTGAGGAGTGTGATAAGGGATTCAGTCGGAGTTCATACCTTCAAGCCCATCAGAGAGTCCACACCGGAGAAAagccatacaaatgtgaggaatgtgggaaGGGCTTTAGTCGGAATTCATATCTTCAAGGCCATCagagagttcacactggagaaaaaccatacaaGTGTGAGGAATGTGGTAAGGGCTTCAGTCGGAGTTCACACCTTCAAGGCCATCAGAGAGtccacactggagaaaaaccatTCAAATGCGAGGAGTGTGGGAAGGGCTTCAGTTGGAGCTTTAATCTTCAAATTCATCAGAGAGTTCAcacaggagaaaaaccctataaatgtgGAGAATGTGGTAAAGGCTTCAGTAAGGCCTCAACTCTTCTAGCCCATCAGAGAGTCCACACGGGAGAGAAGCCTTACCAATGTCATGAGTGTGGCAAGAGCTTCAGTCAGAGATCGTACCTTCAAAGTCATCAGAGTGTCCACTCTGGAGAGAGACCATATATATGTGAGGTATGTGGGAAGGGCTTCAGTCAGAGAGCATATCTTCAAGGTCATCAGAGAGTCCACACTAGAGTGAAACCATATAAATGCGAGATGTGTGGGAAGGGCTTTAGTCAGAGTTCACGCCTTGAAGCACATCAGAGGGTCCACACAGGAgggaaaccatacaaatgtgaggtgTGCACAAAGGGCTTCAGTGAGAGTTCACGCCTTCAAGCACATCAGAGAGTCCATGCAGAAGGGAGACCCTATAAATGTGAACAGTGTGGTAAAGGTTTCAGTGGGTATTCCAGTCTTCAAGCCCACCACAGAGTCCACACTGgggagaaaccatacaaatgtgaggtgTGTGGAAAGGGCTTCAGTCAGAGATCAAACCTTCAGGCTCACCAGAGAgtccacacaggagagaaaccatatacATGTGATGCATGCGGTAAGGGTTTTCGTTGGAGCTCAGGTCTTCTCATTCATCAAAGAGTCCATAGTGGTGATAAATTCTATAAAAGTGAAGGGTATGGTAAGGATTATCCTTCAGCAGAGAATCTACACAGAAATGaagattctgttttgttttga